The proteins below come from a single Polymorphobacter fuscus genomic window:
- a CDS encoding DUF6519 domain-containing protein: MKGDFSRIRFDPLHRFSRVLVQQGRVTLDADANEQQAINLHLLRSLAADLIGRHGGPQGGFVVTSEADAEGRGSELVIGAGHYYVDGWLCENPAPTGYRGFGETPGQPWFRDPPKAEPGVHLAYLEVWERHVSAAEADRGGDIAAPDAIREVALDGPDTTSRAQVVWQVRLQSGAKFGLAPEQSLSDEEWQKLSESWFPAARGRMSAKAAEAPVDTGDPCTVSPRSRYRGIENQLYRVEIRRGGTAAAGASLAWSRENGAVTLPVAQIAGARVTLADAWRDERFALATGDIVELADDSAGLGAEASPLYRIIAYDPDSATVTLDRSPVETSDDPARPVLLRRWDHGVTRSLVDHEVPLVEDSWLTLEDGITIRFDSDKASPATYRAGDYWLIPARVALGDVLWPRDGTAARAPRAIPPHGIERHRAPLAIVMIGGDGSIKVTRDLTRRFRSLVELS, encoded by the coding sequence ATGAAGGGCGATTTTTCGCGGATCCGCTTCGACCCCCTGCACCGGTTCAGTCGGGTGCTTGTGCAACAGGGCCGGGTGACGCTCGATGCCGATGCCAATGAACAACAGGCGATCAACCTCCACCTCTTGCGCAGCCTCGCCGCCGATCTGATCGGGCGCCACGGCGGCCCGCAGGGCGGCTTTGTCGTGACGTCGGAAGCCGACGCGGAGGGCCGCGGGTCCGAACTCGTCATCGGCGCCGGCCATTATTATGTCGATGGCTGGCTGTGCGAGAACCCCGCGCCCACCGGCTATCGCGGGTTCGGCGAAACCCCGGGCCAGCCGTGGTTCCGCGATCCGCCCAAGGCCGAGCCCGGCGTTCATCTCGCCTATCTCGAGGTCTGGGAACGCCATGTCAGCGCCGCCGAGGCCGACCGCGGCGGCGACATCGCGGCGCCCGACGCCATCCGCGAAGTCGCCCTCGACGGCCCCGACACGACGTCGCGCGCCCAGGTCGTCTGGCAGGTCCGGCTGCAATCCGGCGCCAAGTTCGGCCTGGCACCGGAACAATCGCTGTCCGACGAGGAATGGCAGAAACTGTCCGAAAGCTGGTTCCCGGCCGCGCGCGGGCGCATGTCCGCCAAGGCCGCCGAAGCCCCTGTCGATACCGGCGACCCGTGCACCGTGTCCCCCCGCTCCCGCTATCGCGGCATCGAGAACCAGCTTTACCGGGTCGAGATCCGGCGCGGCGGCACGGCCGCTGCCGGCGCCAGCCTTGCCTGGTCGCGCGAGAACGGCGCCGTCACTCTGCCCGTCGCGCAGATCGCCGGGGCGCGGGTCACGCTCGCCGACGCCTGGCGCGACGAACGCTTCGCGCTTGCCACCGGCGATATCGTCGAACTGGCGGACGACAGTGCCGGGCTGGGGGCCGAGGCATCGCCGCTCTACCGCATCATCGCCTATGATCCGGACAGCGCCACTGTCACCCTCGATCGCAGCCCGGTCGAAACCAGCGACGACCCCGCGCGCCCCGTCCTGCTCCGCCGCTGGGACCATGGCGTGACCCGCAGCCTCGTCGATCACGAAGTGCCGCTGGTCGAAGACAGCTGGCTGACGCTGGAAGACGGCATCACCATCCGCTTCGACAGCGACAAGGCGTCGCCCGCGACCTACCGGGCCGGTGACTATTGGCTGATCCCGGCGCGCGTCGCCCTGGGCGACGTCCTGTGGCCGCGGGATGGCACTGCCGCGCGCGCACCCCGCGCGATCCCGCCGCACGGCATCGAGCGCCATCGCGCGCCGCTGGCCATCGTCATGATCGGCGGCGACGGATCGATCAAGGTTACCCGGGACCTGACGCGCCGCTTCCGATCGCTCGTCGAACTCAGCTGA
- a CDS encoding BadF/BadG/BcrA/BcrD ATPase family protein has protein sequence MSYFLGIDAGGSNCRARLIDADGVVIGTGQGGPANARIGIEPLHAALRDVADQAVAAAGLSAAEMATIRAGMGIAGISRPGVRAALADLAFPFADVVYATDALVANLGAHGGADGAILIIGTGSIAQVRAAGRDFTIGGYGFPISDEGSGAALGLSAVRHALRALDGRTQATPLSQAVTERFGHDTAQVIAWMDGAGAGDYGKLAPLVMDHAEADDAIARSIVEDAVLHIERFIETIFERGATRCTLMGGLAPRMRPWLRARTVDRLRPPLGDALDGALALAGYRAPSVS, from the coding sequence ATGAGCTATTTCCTGGGCATCGACGCCGGCGGCAGCAATTGCCGCGCCCGGCTGATCGACGCGGACGGCGTGGTGATCGGCACCGGCCAGGGCGGCCCCGCCAACGCCCGCATCGGCATCGAACCGCTTCACGCCGCGCTGCGCGATGTCGCCGACCAGGCGGTGGCGGCGGCCGGCCTGTCGGCAGCGGAGATGGCGACGATCCGCGCCGGCATGGGCATCGCCGGCATTTCGCGGCCGGGCGTGCGCGCGGCGCTGGCCGATCTCGCCTTTCCCTTTGCCGATGTTGTCTACGCCACCGACGCGCTGGTCGCCAATCTCGGCGCCCATGGCGGGGCGGACGGCGCGATCCTGATCATCGGCACCGGCAGCATCGCGCAGGTACGCGCCGCGGGGCGCGACTTCACCATCGGCGGCTATGGCTTTCCGATCTCGGATGAAGGCAGCGGCGCCGCGCTGGGGCTGAGCGCTGTCCGCCATGCGCTGCGCGCGCTCGACGGGCGGACGCAGGCGACGCCGCTCAGCCAGGCGGTCACCGAGCGTTTCGGCCATGACACGGCGCAGGTCATCGCCTGGATGGATGGCGCGGGCGCCGGCGATTATGGCAAGCTGGCGCCGCTGGTGATGGACCATGCCGAAGCCGATGATGCCATCGCGCGCTCCATCGTCGAGGACGCGGTGCTGCATATCGAGCGGTTCATCGAGACGATCTTCGAACGCGGGGCGACGCGCTGCACGCTGATGGGCGGGCTGGCGCCGCGGATGCGGCCCTGGCTACGGGCGCGAACGGTCGACCGGCTGCGCCCGCCGCTCGGCGATGCGCTCGACGGCGCGCTGGCGCTGGCCGGGTATCGCGCCCCATCCGTCAGCTGA
- the nagA gene encoding N-acetylglucosamine-6-phosphate deacetylase: protein MSVTALVGAAIVQPDAVIAGHALLIDKGRILRLVPDDALPGSCRVVRLEGGWLLPGFIDTQVNGGGDVLLNDRPDVDGIAAIARAHRRFGTTALLPTLISDDAAVIARAMAATEAALAAGVPGVWGLHLEGPHLNPAKKGIHDAARFTPVDLAVLLQPTRGRRLVTLAPELAPPGAIRALAAAGVIVAAGHSMADYGATRAALAEGLAGFTHLFNAMTPLGSREPGMVGAALDDRASHFGLIVDGVHVHPATLRIALAARGLDGAMLVTDAMPPVGGVADSFTLMGQAIRVVDGTCRGADGTLAGSALDMATAVRNAMDLLGVSIVAASKLASGNPARFLRIDGDTGAIRPGLRADLVHLDADRQVTRSWIGGEVEAA from the coding sequence ATGAGCGTCACTGCTCTTGTCGGCGCGGCGATCGTGCAGCCGGATGCGGTCATCGCCGGCCATGCGCTACTGATCGACAAGGGGCGGATCCTGCGGCTGGTGCCCGATGACGCGCTGCCGGGCAGTTGCCGCGTGGTGCGTCTGGAGGGCGGCTGGCTGCTGCCGGGGTTCATCGACACCCAGGTCAATGGCGGCGGCGATGTGTTGCTCAACGACCGGCCCGACGTGGACGGCATCGCTGCCATCGCCCGGGCGCACCGCCGCTTCGGCACCACCGCACTGCTGCCGACGCTGATCAGCGATGATGCCGCGGTGATCGCGCGGGCGATGGCGGCGACGGAGGCGGCCCTGGCGGCGGGCGTCCCGGGGGTCTGGGGGCTGCATCTGGAAGGCCCGCACCTCAACCCGGCGAAAAAGGGCATTCACGATGCCGCCCGGTTCACGCCGGTCGACCTGGCGGTCCTGCTGCAGCCGACGCGCGGTCGCCGGCTGGTGACGCTGGCGCCCGAACTGGCGCCGCCCGGCGCGATCCGCGCGCTGGCGGCGGCCGGCGTCATCGTGGCGGCGGGGCACAGCATGGCCGATTACGGCGCGACCCGTGCGGCGCTGGCGGAGGGGTTGGCGGGCTTCACGCATCTGTTCAACGCGATGACGCCGCTGGGCAGCCGGGAACCGGGGATGGTCGGTGCAGCGCTCGATGATCGCGCCAGTCATTTCGGGCTGATCGTCGATGGCGTCCATGTCCACCCGGCGACATTGCGCATCGCGCTGGCGGCGCGCGGGCTGGACGGCGCCATGCTGGTCACCGACGCGATGCCGCCGGTGGGCGGGGTTGCCGACAGCTTCACGCTGATGGGCCAGGCAATTCGCGTGGTGGATGGCACCTGCCGCGGCGCCGACGGGACGCTGGCCGGGTCGGCGCTCGACATGGCGACGGCGGTGCGCAACGCCATGGACCTGCTCGGCGTGTCGATCGTGGCGGCGTCGAAGCTGGCCAGCGGCAACCCGGCGCGCTTCCTGCGCATCGATGGCGACACGGGTGCGATCCGGCCGGGGCTGCGCGCCGACCTGGTGCATCTGGACGCCGACCGGCAGGTCACCCGAAGCTGGATCGGCGGCGAGGTAGAGGCGGCATGA
- a CDS encoding SIS domain-containing protein translates to MARETQAAPALCAAQIVRNAALMRATGARLRALAPPFAATLARGSSDNAAGFAKVLLETRAAMPVLSQAPSIGSIYKATSPRFAGVPLLAISQSGRSPDLIAAARDAQRQGALVVAIVNDTESALAALADICIPVHMGPEISVAATKSFVGTLVAIIHLVAEWTEDAELLALLPQIAPVLAAAEDWRAAVPLLRDVSSMLVLGRGLTLPIAGEAALKLKETSGIHAEAFSSAEVAHGPMTLVGDGVPVLAFGATDAARAGLHARLTEFRARGTQVIAAGHPDDTATATLALPLPWQAHPLLAALAAIQSFYGLAEALALARGLDPDRPPHLSKVTHTL, encoded by the coding sequence ATGGCGCGCGAGACACAGGCAGCGCCGGCCCTGTGCGCCGCGCAGATCGTCCGCAATGCGGCGTTGATGCGTGCGACCGGTGCCCGGCTCCGCGCGCTTGCGCCCCCCTTCGCAGCGACGCTGGCGCGTGGCAGTTCGGACAATGCGGCGGGCTTTGCCAAGGTGTTGCTGGAAACCCGGGCGGCAATGCCGGTCCTCAGCCAGGCGCCGTCGATCGGCTCCATCTACAAGGCGACGTCGCCGCGTTTCGCCGGGGTTCCGTTGCTCGCCATCTCCCAGTCGGGGCGCAGCCCGGACCTGATCGCCGCGGCGCGCGATGCGCAGCGGCAGGGCGCGCTGGTTGTCGCCATCGTCAACGATACCGAGTCCGCCCTGGCGGCGCTCGCCGACATCTGCATCCCGGTCCACATGGGGCCCGAGATCAGCGTTGCTGCCACCAAGAGCTTCGTCGGCACGCTGGTCGCGATCATCCACCTCGTCGCCGAATGGACCGAAGACGCCGAACTGCTGGCGCTGCTGCCGCAGATCGCCCCGGTGCTCGCGGCCGCGGAGGACTGGCGCGCGGCGGTGCCGCTGCTGCGCGACGTGTCGTCGATGCTGGTGCTGGGGCGCGGGCTGACCCTGCCGATCGCCGGCGAGGCGGCGCTCAAGCTGAAGGAAACATCGGGGATCCACGCCGAGGCGTTCAGCAGCGCCGAAGTCGCACATGGACCGATGACGCTGGTCGGCGATGGCGTCCCGGTGCTGGCGTTCGGCGCGACCGATGCGGCGCGCGCCGGGCTGCATGCGCGGCTGACGGAATTCCGGGCGCGGGGCACGCAGGTGATCGCCGCCGGGCACCCGGACGACACGGCCACCGCGACGCTGGCACTCCCCTTGCCCTGGCAGGCGCACCCGTTGCTGGCTGCCTTGGCGGCGATCCAGAGCTTTTACGGTTTGGCCGAGGCGCTGGCGCTGGCGCGGGGGCTCGATCCCGACCGGCCGCCGCACCTGTCCAAGGTGACCCATACCCTATGA
- a CDS encoding N-acetylmuramic acid 6-phosphate etherase, translating into MQTETVDPRFVDIDRWPTAVAVAAMFEGQLAAIAAVAAQVAPIAEAAEAAAARLGDRGRLAYVGAGTSGRIAVQDGAELHPTYNWPQDRLVFLMAGGLAALTEAAEGAEDDADAGRAAIAGAAIGADDVVIGVAASGRTPYTVAAIDAAGAAGALTIAIANNAGCALLALADHGLVAVTGTEVIAGSTRMKAGTAQKAMLNLLSTAIMLRQGRIHRGLMVNMRISNDKLRQRGEAMVRDLAGVDTMRAAQALDAAGQDIKLAVLLALGAAPDAGRQLLDRHSHDLTRALTAWRAEARHA; encoded by the coding sequence ATGCAGACCGAAACCGTCGATCCGCGTTTTGTCGATATCGATCGATGGCCCACCGCCGTCGCGGTGGCGGCAATGTTCGAAGGCCAGCTTGCCGCGATCGCCGCGGTCGCCGCGCAGGTCGCACCCATCGCCGAAGCCGCCGAAGCCGCCGCGGCCCGATTGGGCGATCGCGGGCGGCTCGCCTATGTCGGCGCCGGCACATCGGGGCGGATCGCCGTGCAGGACGGCGCCGAACTTCATCCGACCTACAACTGGCCGCAGGACCGGCTGGTGTTCCTGATGGCCGGCGGCCTCGCTGCACTCACCGAAGCCGCCGAAGGGGCGGAGGACGACGCCGACGCCGGCCGCGCTGCGATCGCCGGCGCGGCGATCGGCGCCGATGACGTGGTGATCGGCGTCGCCGCCAGCGGCCGCACCCCCTATACCGTCGCCGCGATCGACGCCGCCGGCGCCGCCGGCGCGCTGACCATCGCCATCGCCAACAACGCCGGCTGCGCGCTGCTTGCCCTCGCCGACCATGGGCTGGTGGCCGTCACCGGTACCGAAGTCATCGCCGGGTCGACGCGGATGAAGGCCGGCACCGCGCAAAAGGCGATGCTCAACCTGCTGTCGACCGCTATCATGCTGCGTCAGGGGCGCATCCATCGCGGCCTGATGGTCAACATGCGCATTTCGAACGACAAGCTGCGCCAGCGCGGCGAAGCGATGGTCCGCGATCTTGCCGGCGTCGATACGATGCGCGCCGCGCAGGCGCTCGATGCCGCCGGGCAGGATATAAAGCTCGCCGTCCTCCTCGCCCTCGGCGCAGCCCCCGACGCCGGCCGCCAGCTTCTCGATCGTCACAGCCATGACCTGACGCGCGCCCTCACGGCCTGGCGCGCGGAGGCCCGGCATGCGTGA